Part of the Poecilia reticulata strain Guanapo linkage group LG2, Guppy_female_1.0+MT, whole genome shotgun sequence genome is shown below.
GGGTGATCAGTTCATGTTGTTGTGTCTGTCCAGGTACCGGTGGTGTGGCTTTGGGGATGTACAACACCGATTCGTCCATCCGAGACTTCGCTCACAGCTCCTTCCAGATGGCTCTGTCCAAGGCCTGGCCGCTGTACCTCAGCACCAAGAACACCATTCTGAAGAAGTACGACGGTCGCTTCAAGGATATCTTCCAGGAGATCTATGAGAAGTGAGACCTTCACTAAAGTCCGAGAATAACAAGCAAACCGACGCAGAACTGAAAGGGGATTGCTTGTGTCTTTCAGAGAATATCGAGCTCAGTTTGAGGCCAAAGGAATCTGGTACGAGCACCGACTCATCGACGACATGGTGGCCCAGGCCTTAAAATCAGAGGGAGGTTTCATTTGGGCCTGCAAGAACTACGACGGCGACGTGCAGTCGGATTCTGTAGCACAAGGTTGGTGAAACGATCCATTTGGTGAACAGTGAAGGAACCTCTGCTCCCGATTACACCAGCCGAAGGTCATGACTGATGGTTGTTTTTAGGGTACGGTTCTCTGGGCATGATGACCAGTGTTCTGATCTGTCCTGACGGACGCACCGTGGAGGCTGAGGCCGCGCACGGCACGGTGACGCGCCACTACAGGCAGCATCAGCAGGGCAAAGAAACCTCCACCAACCCCATAGGTCGGAGGAATATTCTTACTACACAAATATGCGCCCTGGTGTTTTTGACCGAAGCCTGTCCTCACGCTGTGGATGTGTTTGTTTCAGCCTCCATCTTCGCCTGGACGCGAGGTCTACTCCACCGGGCGAAGCTGGACAGCAACGCAGAGCTCCGGGTGTTTGCTGAGGCTCTGGAGGCCGTCTGCGTCGAAACCATCGAGGCTGGATTCATGACCAAGGACTTGGCCATCTGCATCAAAGGAATGCCAAAGTAAGTCACGTCCATCATACGTTACCAGCACATTTATTAGAGACACAAACTCGTATAGCTCTATGGGTAAATCTCTTTCTGGTATAGTCATGCAGCAACGTTTCTTATTGCTACCTGCACAGTAGCAATAAGAAATGTTGCTGCAtgataaattatcccagaagttattgcgataaacgataatgttgttttgagacgaTTGTCAATATAATGGTATAATAATGcataaagatcaataaactttaatttctaacaaaTGTAACATTGGAACATGAAGACCATTTAAATATCCCAaatagagaaacaaaacaactgagacaacaaacaaaatggacACTGAAGTTcctctaaacaaaattgtccttcaaacaGTTGAGACCAAACCACCAGaatgaagacttttgtcatccagtttttggtagaaagagaaaaaaaaattcaagcttgtttgcatttatcatttgattaattggtttattgtttattgcaacaggACATGGGTCCAGGTAAAATGTCGCAGAGTGCCATTCAGGGTTTTCCCAGGGAAAACAAAGCGTTAAACGCTAAGCGTTCAGGCGCGAAGGCAGTCATTCATTCAGCGGCCtgccgtgtttttgagtttaaaaatgtataaagttgataggaaatttgaaaatatcacttgataattatgtgttattggaagattaatgcTTGAATACCGACTATAAggtcttaaaaatgcaaacatttaaaaacaataaaaaaataaataagcaatgcttagcctggtgggtcCCAAAGTaacttataatacactgggggggAACTCAGCCATTGTTCTCTAGCAAACCAATGAATTACAGCCACGGTGTCATGCTTTTACTAAAGCACAAGATATTCATGCTTTTTCCATAGACAGGAAAGCAAACATTGTTTTCTAATTGAACAAGATTATTGTGAGCAATCAGCCATGTTCCTTTTCAACTGTATAAATTAGTGACCTTGACCGGGAAAACACTTTTTCCCTTGACTGTCAATGTTTTACAGTCTGTCTGAACATTGTGGTCCACAGGGTGAAGTCCACTGAGATCTTATAGTGAACTACAACGGTTGTAGTTTCACCGCAATAGACCAAGATCAGCTCAGTTGTCTTCTCCTTTGTAAGgaaattttaaaagattaaatattggTCTCTCCAACAGAGGGGACTTCATGCTTCACgcaaaaaaatcagcaaatacaGAGGCATTATGGGATAGATTACAGGTCACTAAGTTCATTTCTcaagacatgtttttttccccagaagatcttttaaaaaaacaattcacgTCTATTAAAGGTTATCGCTATTATATATTTggttgttaaattatttatttatttatctataatCTTATGAGGATTTTGTATGATGATCAGTCACTAGTAAGTTATATTAGGGTCGGAGGTGATGTCACTGTCTGAGAGAGCAGTGGGTGTTACACCGCTCTGCAGTTAAataggataaataaataaatgcagttaaatAGGATCTAGGTAAAATTTGAGAATAAAGGCAAAAGAATTatggattttatattttagaccATCTTTACCCTTCATGTGTAGGAAATTAAGTTTTCTTCATTGAATGTCTACTTTTTGCTCTTgttgagatgtttttaaaaagaaattcaacagCTGCCTtcccattacaaatgtgtgcaaaactttgttggaATTCAGCTAATGTCAAAAACtataatttcacaattgtggtgtttgcattaaataaatgcaattaaaatcacatatgAACAATCACATGatgagtcataaaaaaacatggtgTGCCATCATCGTcctcccacttcctgttgtcttctttgtcttttctgccagtagtaacaccCGGTTGATGATCATGTGGCTTATgttatgcaaaaaaagtgttccTGTTGCAGTTGTggaaaatacacacattttgatTTGGCTGAAAAACCAACTCATCCTACTGCCCaaacttttgattaaaaatgtgtgtgtgtgtgtgttttttttttatgtttcccttGAGCAAATTTAGTTTTGTAATGTCAActtgcacaattttatggtcaaaGGAAACACAGTCACTGATACTGAAAATGGCTCGGGTCAGCTAGACAATCCAGAAAAGAGCTGTTGTAGTAGTTAGGTGTGTTGCGTTCACTGATCTGTAAAAGGTAGGATTTTTCAATTCCAATCAGCTAATCCACCAGTCAGGGTTGGAAAAGACTAAAAGTCATTCAGTTCTCTGACcttctgtcctgttttttttgtttttgttattttgcagtGTGACACGCAGCGACTACCTGAACACCTTTGAGTTCCTGGACAAGCTGGCAGAGAACCTGAAGATAAAGCTGACCACACAACCCAAACTGTGATCCCACTTCCCCAGCTGCAGCActtacacacagacacacaccgcTGGCCCTCGCACACGGGGGATGACCTTCCGGAAAGCGGAGTGTTGGCCAAACAGGCAGGGACTGCACAAGGTCTTAGCCGTAGCAAAGGGTTGATCAAGGAGGGTGCGCCGTCATTTATGCTGCATCAGAACTGCATTACCCAGACATTAACAGCCTCCAGGAACTAatatgacctctgaccttaagGCGTAGCGTCgttgtttttttcactgtgGTTGCACTAGCTCCCTGCTGATGTCCGCTCGGGGACGCTAGTTGCTAGAGAACCTCTGGACCATCATTGccttttttgctatttttttatctaaGTCATGTGTGGATTCTGTTCATCTCCGTTGCCTCGTCGTGTTTTATAAAAACCTCAGGCGCCGTTGTGAAGCTGGAGAGCCAGAGAAGCAGAGCACAGTCAGCGGTGTTGTCAGTAATGAGACTTGTCAGCTTTCAGCCGAGCGACTAAACATTCCATGACATTAATCATCTCGTAActcagaaaatgtaacaaactgtAAAGATTTCATAAAGTCTGACTCCAAGCACACTACTCTTGACcaataaaaactcttaaatgtccaacatatttacttttagattttattcttgaCTTAACAAAGAGATGCATTTATTTGCCGTTTCCTtgatgttgtgtgtgtgcgtgtgcatgtgtgtgtatgtgtctgtgtctgtgtgtgcatcagcaataacatttatgtaataaatgtgtctgccaaaaacaaagttgtaaaactgttcattttatAACAATACACACACATTACACTACAGTACAGAAGGCAGAGTTTACACAGAACTAACTTGATTGTGTAGGAATATactgaaaacagcagcagtttatcatttattgaatataaaaaaataattactacaGAGCATTAAGAACATTATTTTGCCTctcaaagatttcttttttctttttgtcacatttatctGTTTCAGGTCATCAAACcgattttaatatcagacacaAATAACCcaattaaatggttttaaatcaTTGCATTTTTGATGGAAGAAAGCTATGAAACATAACCCAGCTCTTACTGCCGGTTTATTTTAACACCCATAAAAGTAACTTCTTAAAGCTAAATTTGATTTAGCCATATGGTCAAAGTCCTGACATCTGTCAACCACTGACTGGTTGTCACCATGTAGGGTGGCACAAACAGTTTTTACGTTTTGGGAAGATTTTACCAGGATGGTTGTGATCCTCAATAAGTCAAGTCAttgtatgaaaacttttttt
Proteins encoded:
- the idh1 gene encoding isocitrate dehydrogenase [NADP] cytoplasmic encodes the protein MSQKIKAGSVVEMQGDEMTRVIWELIKDKLIFPYLELDLHSFDLGMENRDTTDDQVTVEAAEAVRRYNVGIKCATITPDEKRVEEFKLKKMWRSPNGTIRNILGGTVFREAIICKNIPRLVSGWVKPIIIGRHAHGDQYKATDFVVPGPGKVEMIYTPTNGEPVKYVVHQFEGTGGVALGMYNTDSSIRDFAHSSFQMALSKAWPLYLSTKNTILKKYDGRFKDIFQEIYEKEYRAQFEAKGIWYEHRLIDDMVAQALKSEGGFIWACKNYDGDVQSDSVAQGYGSLGMMTSVLICPDGRTVEAEAAHGTVTRHYRQHQQGKETSTNPIASIFAWTRGLLHRAKLDSNAELRVFAEALEAVCVETIEAGFMTKDLAICIKGMPNVTRSDYLNTFEFLDKLAENLKIKLTTQPKL